tccactttccaaaaattctttcttagcggacgtctacgtatctgtataccaaatttcagcccgatccgtccagtagtttaagctgtgcgttgatatatcagtcagtcagtcagcttaatccatacttaatattataaatgcgaaagtgtgtctgtctgtctgtctgctagcttttcacggctcaaccgtttaaccgattttgacgaaatttggtacagagatagcttgcatcccggggaaggacataggctactttttgtcccagaaaaacaaagatttcccacgggatttttaaaaacgaaatccacgcggacgaactcttGGGCATCCTCTAGTCAAGAATAAAAGGGGATGACTTACTCAGCACACCCCCGCATTGAAACTCCGATATCCTGACATGGGCTTGCCAGGGGAACTCCGCGAATCTCGCCTCTCTTCCACCGATAATCCTCTTCTGCAATATCCTGGTCGAAGGTAGACCGCATTCAATCTGCAAAAGTAAGGTAACAAAGGCATTAaaactagattacaacatggggttattcaaggagcggaccaacaaattcatgaaaggccggcaacgcattggcggttcgtctggtgctgcaaatgttcatgggtggtgACCGACAATCATTTGACACACCtagcctcatcatcatcatcaaccgatagacgtccactgctggacataggtctctactctcttgtagggactttcgtacgccacggtcttgcgtcgtctgaatccagcggctccctgcgactctgatgttgtccgtccacctagtgaggggtcttccaacactgcgtcttccggtgcgaggtcgccattctagcaccttgggaccccaacgtttatcagttgttcgaactatgtgccctgcccattgccacttcagcttcgcaacccgttgagccgtcggttactctagttctcctacggatctcctcatttctgatttgatcacgaccTATGTATTATGATGacctacttttaaataaatccaCGTAATgggagtatgaggcgggagccccgcacacccgcacgtcacccgcgctcgcccgcactgggtcagCGATTGTATGGGCAACATATTATGTACTATACCTCCCATTATGCACGGGTATCAGGCTTCGAGGCTCATTATTTTTTTGGTACATCTACATGTCATAACTTTAGCTTGCCGGGATGTTACAGACATTGTCTCACACCTTGTTAGATAGAGTCTGTGACTAAAACGAACCTGGCTCATGTCTTCATCGACTCTTCGCCTAAACACGTTGGTAGGTACAACACTCCTCTGAGGTACTTGACGCAGTTTTGGCGGCACCACCTTGTACCTCCAATCAGAGGATGGGATCCTGAAATTGAGATACGAGTAAGATGAAATGGTGAGCAATGAACACAGACCTACCACCTATAAAACGCCTAATAgctggacacccccgatcgcagagcttaggcagttgcttagcataaaagtcggcccgcacccgttcggtaccctcattccgcagatcgtcttgattacgtgacatgtgagtccaccaatcacaacaaagcattctcccttGTCCCCCGTCAACCGGTGCACCCTGCTGGATGGGATTGTTCGCGAGAAAGAGGGTCCGGTTTactaccaggacctcgttgcttcggcggaaaacttcggcaagctacgggagttcgcgcaccactggcataagaggcggaacagctcggaccgtgatcgtggaccagtgggtgtttgagaAAGAATCAGGACCGTGGGGCtcgcggggatctgcgtgttgTGTACGTCTACCCCAGAAAGACgagaaagaccaattagggacaaTGACAGGAAAGAAagatttgtagggagtcaagaaggcgccccgggaaagagccaccgagcaagtaccgaacgggcgccctcccgcgtttcggcccgtataaccgcgaggttggtggggccatttgaggtggtgggttgtcccccgtctacattttacgattttgttttcatgcaaaacctagtaagtatatgcgtactcttgaggttgaattgtcTGTGGCAACGAACAATGAGCAAAATGATTTcacggctttacgtgctcttcGAGGGAGGAAGTATGGAAAAAGCCAACCCCCAAACTCCAGACCAGCACTGAAAATTCTTCGAGACATGACCACTTGTTGGGGAGCTAATCGAAGGACCGTAAGAATAATCAAAAAATACGAAAATAGGATGTTCAGTTGCTCAGAGTTCCTCAAAATCTACAGCCTACAAAACTGCCACTTACCGCTTGGAACGTCCAAATATCACCAGCACACAAATTGATGAGCACAGCACAACACAATTGTCCACCGGTGGGGTAAGCGTGGGATTAGATAGTTTTTGTAGATTTATCACGCACGGCACTATAAAGAGGCTCTGATTTTGTGCAACCGTAACGTGACGGTGACTTGCAATCGACAGTTTTCTAATGCATCGCAATGACGTTTGATGCGAATATGGCGGTGCTATCCACCAATCAGGATAGTCCGTTGTCGTCGCGAGAGCTTGTATTGCCAGCTGAACATATTGAAAAACCACTGGCTTTACTGAATACCACtctatataattaaaatgttaatttcttACATATTATCAAAGTCATTTCTCTCAAATTCTGGTGGTAGACAGCATGAGAACAGCCAGCTACTGCCACAGCCTCGAACCCTGGTGCCTCCTCGAATCCAGCATGATAGGGAAAGGGTACAGGGTCGCACCTCCACCCCTATGGTACAGGTGGTAGGGTACCCTAGGAACGATGCTAGAACTCTGCTGGTTAGACCTGGAATGAAAATTTCTTGGTGTTATACCCTACTTAGTTTGTTTATCTGTGGCATCTTAAACTCCCTAATGCTTGATCCGATTTTTATGATGAATTTTTGAAAGATTATTTACCAGGGGGGTAGGACAGACAAAGagacaagttcaaagttttcataaaacgtaaacttattgaaaaatcctattacaatgtaaaggattatttaaatgataagaaagcttaagAATGAATTGCTtcacggctttgtgatagttttaAGAGAtattgtaaagtggtgataataaaaacaatacccggctgagtttgttgtgggctattctcagacttgggcgcgtttggaattctcgtagctttagttttaagtttgcgtaataattatcaccactatatcttacaaatccaacaaccgacaatcaaaaagagtaatttattacctattttgaatgaattatttgaattttgaatttttgaacaTACTCACTTTCTGCATCAGTCAATCCGACGATATTTGAAATGATGAGCGGTATTAACACCGTACACATCCGCCATCTTGATTCTTGTCGCCATTTTGTAATACCAAATCTATTCTTTCTCTTCTGTTCCACTTCTTCATATGAATTTCTATTACTAACTTCACTTTGCTGAAATTTCTTCCTTTTCTCTATCAGTCCCGTACTTATACATCTATTGATAACTTTGCGATGTCGATTATTCTTCTTCTCTTGTACTTCTGTGTTTTTTCTGTTGCTAActtcataattattttcaaatctATTCTCCTTATCTACTACTATTTTTATGCTTCTGTAACTATCTTCATGCACATTCTTACTCTTCTGTAAGTTCACTTTATCTGTATGTGTTCTGTTGATAACTTCATCATCCTTTTCACGAGGTTTCCTtctgttttttaaatttttatgtgcATTAGTTTTGCCACCAACTTTATGATATTTAGTATTAGTCTTGCTTAAGATAtctagttttattttgttgctaacTTCGTGATGCTTTGCAATTTCAtcctttctttttttattattacgtaTGCTTTTGTTGCTAGTTCCATGGTTGTTCTTACGTCTCTTTAAAACCTTACCTAAATGTATTCTCTGTCTAGCTTCACAGTGTAGACTATTATTCCTTTTTACTATGACTATGTCTTTCCCAGTGCTTCTATTACTGCTAACTTCATAGTGATTTTTCAAATTACTCTTTCTCTTGTTCAAGACGTTATGATTATGTGTTCTGTGCCTAACTTCATGTTGTTGAATCGATCCCCATGGTCCTGCATCGTTCACCGATGACATGACGTTGTGGCATAATATTCAAACATATCGCAAGTTGCTATTTTACAGATATTTTCACAGAATCCTGTAACAAACAAttttatctatacttctatactaatactagcttctgcttgcgaattcgtccgcgtggaacacataaatttcaaccccccacttagcccacttaggggtggaatttcaaaaaatcctttcttagtggatactagtcttcacaaagaacacaccctccaaatttcatgtctctaggaccaacgGTTTAGGCTCTGCgttgatcagtacccttattataaatgcgaaagtgtgtttgtttgttggtttgttggtttgtccttcaaccacgtcaacggagcaacggatcgacgcgatttttcACACGGGTATAttcaaagatctggagagtgacataggcaacattttatcccgaaaaatcagaaagttcacacaggattttaaaaacaaatccacgcggacgaagtcacgggctggtatttatataattagcgcataggtagataatatatctatatgttttatttttctttttattatgatGACGTATGGGCACAGCCTACTTGGAGGCTTCAACAATTAAAGCGAAAGCGGTGATGCGTCAATGCGCTTTTGGGACGCGATGTCTTTCATAGTTACAAACAAACACTACTCTACTATCTACTGTAGATATATGGATACAAATCCCAGCAGGGGTTGGAAtctcataatttctaaatctctggtctggtctggtgagaggcttcggccgtggctagttaccaccctactggcaaagcctcaatagctcaaccggtataggagtggactgaaaaccgaaaggtcgatggttcaaaccccacccgttgcactattgtcgtacctactcctagcacaagcctgacgcttagttggagagggaaagggaatattagtaatttaatatggctaatattcttttaaaaagaaaaagccgtaccgccaagcgatttagctttccggtacgatgccgcgtagaaatcaAAGGTGgtacaccttccaggttagcccgctcctatcttagactgcatcatcacttaccaccaggtgagtatgcaatgcagtcaagggctaacttgtatctgagtaaaaaaattttttatttatttcgttcTATACAAAAGACTTCAACGGGCGTAAGGCGCTTCGTGAATATATCATgaaatcttctctatatattattacatatcaaaatgaatcgctgaatgtgttgttgatcgcaaatttcgagaacagctgaactctttttcataatattccttgaagtaggtacgaggatggttcttacggagagaaaaatttaaagtattaatttttaaattaagaatcgactgttacgcagtaagaagttcgccgggtcagctagtaaattaataaatttaatattttccgaaaatcaaaaacttgaaatttgaaacataggttctttctagggggtacgtatcagataagaaaggatctaactaaattcccccccctaagggggtgaaatgggggttgaaaagttatgtgaaaatcctatgtttttgaagttagagatatgaaaattggcatttaggtattctgggttccatgccttaaggtgagactgagtgagtgagGCCTTTTGCGGCGGGAAAATCTCATGAGAAActagaaattttacgcggacgaagtcgcgggcaactgctagtatatacataaaaggaaaagttgacttatagatctatcaatgcacagctcaaaccactggatggatctAGTTGAAATTCGGtgtgctattatgacgtaggtatccgataagaaaggattttcaaaattcaacccctaaaggggtaaaataggaatttgaaatttgtgtagtccacgcggacgaagtcgcgggcataagctagtattataagtatataaaaattgtCGTTTCTTGTAATACTCAGTAAAAGTTTCTGACAGGTACTTTATAAAGTCtttgtaatgtaaataaatgagTGTCAGTTGAAGAATAGAAAGATTTCTGTCTGTCGTGTTATTTTTCTTAGCTTTCTACATAATGAGCAGACTATACTTctagaaataaaaaaggaaaaggtgactgactgactgactgacaatgatctatcaacgcacagctcaaactactggacggatcgtgctgaaatttggcttgtagatagctattatgacgtaagcatccgctaagaaagaatttttgaaaattcaacccctaagggtgtgaaatacgggtttaaaatttgtgtagtccacggggacaaagtcgcgagcataagctagtcttttcataattttattatacttacttcatcatcaacatgatcaactcatcgccggctcactacagagcacgggtattcctctcagtatgagaagggtttggccgtaccacgctggccatgtgcggattggcagacttcacccacctatgagaacattatggagaactctcaggtttcctcacgatgttttccttcaccgttaaagcaagggatatttaaacttaaaacgcacataactccgacaagttagaggtgcatgcccgggatcgaacccccgacctccgattagaaggcggacatcctaaccaccaggctatcacagattTTGTACATGAACTAgcatacgctcgcgacttcttctgcgtggacaacacaaatttcaaatccctatttcacccctttagggatcgaatcaaaaatcctttattagcggatacttacgtcataatagctatctgcatgccaaaattcagccagatgcgtccagtagtttgagctgtgcgttgatagatcagtcagtcagtcagtcagacaccttttatttttatctatttagatataaaaaaactcCTCTCAATTGAATCATCTCAAAAGTGAGTAAGGAAAGCTGACAAAAGTAGGTCACTACTGTCATCTTCATACAACCAACTAACCCGATTAAACGGCGAAAACAGGCTTTGAGGACTTCACTCACCTCAGCGCCTTTCACTTTTAGATCTAAAAACACTTTCACTAACTTTAtcacaaacaaaaatattttcagaaacaaaacatcacttaattatttttaaacaaatgatcacgatattataaaaaaccttGAGACAAAAAACGGACACGATGAAGAACCTAAACGTGACAGATGTAATGCGTTCGGAATTTGAATTAGCCGGGAAttggattaaaatataaatagaagGTTCGTTGTTTGATCCGTCAGTAGCGTGTGACGTTTGGTGGTGGACTGTAGCTCGGTTTCTCAAAACTGGTCGCCACTCATGCCGGTTCCACGGTTTCGCTGTCGCGATTTTTACAGCTTGAGTGAAGCCTTATTCACATACGACGCGTGGCGGCAGCGAATCCTACACGTTGTCAAGACTTGGCCGTAGCTGATGCGCCACGAATTCCTACTTGTCCAACGGGGCCCTTATAGAATCTTTACCCATGTTAgcgtgtttgtttcttggtttgtctgtttgttcttcaatcacatcgtaacggagcaatgctacgagggttccaaatgcaccCAGTTCTGAGAAGAGCCTAATAAACACTAATAACCGCCATAAACTGGTAACACAGTACAATGTCATCGGTATTAAGTACACAAATCATTTGTTGGAATAAATATctggttttataataatactaactgccccggcgaacttcgttccgcctaacagtcgattcaatttttttaaatatttctcttCGTAAgtaccatcctcgtacttcaaggaatattataaaaaaagaattagcgaaatcggttcagctgttctcgagatttgcgatgactaacacatttagtgattcatttttatattatagaagatggtTCAAAAAGAAGTAAGTCTTTAGTCATAAAGTTGCGTGAAAGTAGCCGGCTGTCTTTTCTTTATGTAGTAAAACTTAGTAGATATTTGTGCTGTCAGCATGATGTCTTATGGTACCTTTGCCGTCCCATGTTTTCTTTGACCAAGGCCTTAACGGATTAATGTTTGGGCCGTATCAGAAAGTATGCAGTTGAGGAAAAATTTAATGATAAGTTTAATCGAATGACTCTGATAGGCAagctaagtataatatgtatgaCGGGAAAGAGTCATATGCTTTCGATTTTACTCTGTAATTAGAGAGTGTGTACTCTAATCAGAGATATCCTCATAAGTATAATCGTAAGTAGTAATAGCCTAGACGTCGGCTAGATAcgggaggtcgcgggttcgatccggACCTctttttttcggagttatgtgcgttttaagcaattaaatatcacttgctttaacgctgaaggaaaacatcgtgaggaaaccgccTGTCTCCAtgatgacgacctccctggcacagtgttaagcgctgtggtcttattagtcggaggtcccgggttcgattcctggcaggggtttggaattttataatttctaaatgtctggtctggtctggtgggaggcttcggccgtgactagtttaccaccctaccgacaaagccgtgcctccaaacaatttagcgttccgatatgatgccgtgtagacacCAAAGGGGCTACCAAACTgctctttccaggttagcccgctaccatcttagactgcatcgtcacttaccaccaggtgagattgcagtcaagggctaacttgtatctgaataaaaaaaatcagagaTATCCTCATAAGTGTATGAATCTATcgtaagcggtgatagcctagacGTTGGCCTTCGATACGGGAGGTCggtttaagcaatcaaatatcacttgctttaacggtgaaggaaaacatcgtgagaaaatctgcatgcctgagagttctccataatgttctcaaaggtgtgtgaagtctaccaatctgcgtgtgtgcctgggatcaaacccccgacctccgattagaaggcggacgtccaaaccactaggctattacagcttgtCATCAGCTTGTATCAAGCtagtcaataaattaaatttaaaaaaagtaaactTTGCTCTTCACACGGATGTTGAGTCATTCCCACGGAAAAGTTTTAAccaagtaggtaataatttgaaGGCGGTTTTTTGGCGCCATATTACATAATTATCAAAATGGCGGTAAAAAGTGGGTCACGATAAAGTGAAATCCGAGCCGGTGCGATGTTATATCCATTAGCCTTTCCTACCCAGGCATTTAAGCTTTTTTTTGGGTGCCGTATCTCAAAACGAAAAACaaaacacttataggatcactttgttgtctgtctgtctgtcaagaaatctaaagggtagttcccgttgacctagaatcatgaaatttagtaagtaggtaggttttatagcacatgtaaaagggaaaaatccgaaaaccgtgattttgtggttacttcacaaAAAATTACATATGTTCATgaaacaataattagtatttttaactttcaaagttagctcactataccaagtgtggtatcatatgaaagggttttacatgtacattctaaaacagatttttatttatttttgtgcattatagtttttgatttatcgtccaaaatgtcgaaaaaatacaactcctGCAGTAAATaccctcgcacttggccgttttttttaatgaaaaatagttGTAGATCCTACTCATCTTACTTACTAATTAGTATTGTAAAATAGTTGTAGATCCTACTCATCTTACTTACTAATTAGTATTGTAaaatacaagatgatgcccgcgacttcgtcctcgtgtatttaggtttttgaaaatcccgtgggaactccttgatttttcgggataaaaagtagcctatgtccttccccgggatgcaagctatcgctgtaccaaatttcgtcaaaagcggttgaacggatgggccgtgaaaggctagcagacagacagacggacagagagacagacagacacactttcgcatttataatattagtatggatgtaaaaGTTTGGATGGTTGGATGTTTGTTAATCCTTCGCACTGTGAATAACTagaccgatttggctgaaatttggaacggagatagtttattttctaaattagcATAATAGGTGGCTACTTAAtattttcatctaaatatataacaggaaaaggtgactgactgactgactgatctatcaacttacagctcaaactactggacagatcgggctgaaatttggcatgcagatagctattattatgatgtaggcgaccgccaagaaaggatttttgaaaattcaacccctaaggggtgaaaggaagtggcgggcatcatctagtttgcaTAAATTCTAAGAACGTTTTTAAGACTAAGCAGATTTTTTACGGTGAGTAATCGAAAATTAATGGAACTAACCTAGctttatctaataataattactgttcaaatcatgcccacgtggaatggtgtcTAGAATATTACTGGCTGTATTTTTGCActgaacagccaggctgatcctttgcgcaaaaaatagtAATGAAAAATAGGGtatgatttttagaaaataatatttatgaagCACCTCAAACTCGTTGAAGTCTTTTGTATCGAACGAAAGTATCAAATCAACGCCATCTATACGCAAAGCACAACATTAATACTCTACGTATAAAATATTCCAAGTAAGAAAGCCTTTTTCAAGATGTTAGAAAAAGGCTTTGACGGAGAATTTTAAACGAAAACAGTTGCAGATGGCGCTTCTATAAAATAACTACTTTTCAAACATCAAACACgtttgtcggtctgtttgtTTATCCCATTGTTTCTACAAAATTTAACGATCCCTTGACCCCGCGATACAGCTGTTGTCACAGTGAAAATGagtaatttacaaaaataaatggtTTGGTTCATGGGAAAAaaccccttcttattctgagaggcgaACCTTGCTCAATAGGAACCCAGCGATGGGTCGACGATGATGatgctaatttaaaattta
The window above is part of the Maniola hyperantus chromosome 27, iAphHyp1.2, whole genome shotgun sequence genome. Proteins encoded here:
- the LOC117994557 gene encoding coagulation factor IX, with amino-acid sequence MSSVNDAGPWGSIQQHEVRHRTHNHNVLNKRKSNLKNHYEVSSNRSTGKDIVIVKRNNSLHCEARQRIHLGKVLKRRKNNHGTSNKSIRNNKKRKDEIAKHHEVSNKIKLDILSKTNTKYHKVGGKTNAHKNLKNRRKPREKDDEVINRTHTDKVNLQKSKNVHEDSYRSIKIVVDKENRFENNYEVSNRKNTEVQEKKNNRHRKVINRCISTGLIEKRKKFQQSEVSNRNSYEEVEQKRKNRFGITKWRQESRWRMCTVLIPLIISNIVGLTDAESLTSRVLASFLGYPTTCTIGVEVRPCTLSLSCWIRGGTRVRGCGSSWLFSCCLPPEFERNDFDNMIPSSDWRYKVVPPKLRQVPQRSVVPTNVFRRRVDEDMSQIECGLPSTRILQKRIIGGREARFAEFPWQAHVRISEFQCGGVLISKWFVATAAHCVSRARPRDIAIWLGALDTASGTNTARKLGVVQKILHPLFQFRMTQPDRYDIALLRLSRPITYTTHILPICLPDMDIELRGKSGVIAGWGKTDASNGHTGTNLLRSATVPILSTEQCINWHQSKQILVEIHSEMICAGHSDGHQDACLGDSGGPLIVLDSGRYYLVGITSAGFGCGVDHQPGIYHNVKTTTNWIKDIISPVANYIDI